In Buchnera aphidicola (Aphis nasturtii), the genomic stretch TTATTTTTGGCATTATATCTTGTATAGCAGCATTATCGATGCATAATATAACAGTACCATCTGAGGGAATTATATTTATAAATTTTAAAAATGAATTTTTTAATAAATTAAAATCATTATTATAATAATTCATATGATCAGGTTCAATATTTGTTACAATAATATTTTTTGGAGTTAAATAAAGAAACGAACTATCACTTTCGTCTGCTTCTGCGATTAGATAATCAGAACATCCTAATTTGGAATAAGAATTAATTGATTTTATTAAGCCACCATTAATAATAGTAGGATCTAATTTATTTTCATTAAATATATCAAAAATCATTGCAGTAGTAGTTGTTTTTCCATGTGTACCAGAAATAGCTATTCCAAATTTATCTCGCATTAATATTTGTAACATTTCTGCTCTTAATAATATAGGAATTTTTTTTTTTTTCCTTCTATAATTTCTTCATTATTTAGTGAAATAGAACTAGATATAACAATTAAATCAATATTTTTAATATTTTTTTTAGAATGATTAAAATAAACAATTGCTCCTAATTTTATTAATTTTTTTGTAATTTCAGTTTTCAATATATCTGAACCACTAATTTTATATCCTAATTGTAATAAAATCAAAGCAATTCCATTCATTCCAGAACCTCCAATACCTATGAAATGAATATTATTAAATGATTTTTTTTTAAAGAAATTATGTGTTTTTATATTTATTGTATTCATTTTATATATTTAGTTATCAAGAATTTATTTTTTAGAAATATTTTGAATTATTTTGAAAATTTTTTTTGTAGAGTTTCCAACTCTCAAAGAAAATGCTTTTTCTGCCATTACGAGTAATTTTTTTCTATTTAAAGAGTTTAATATTTTTAATATTACATTTATATTAAATGCAGATTGATTAATA encodes the following:
- a CDS encoding Mur ligase domain-containing protein, which translates into the protein MNTINIKTHNFFKKKSFNNIHFIGIGGSGMNGIALILLQLGYKISGSDILKTEITKKLIKLGAIVYFNHSKKNIKNIDLIVISSSISLNNEEIIEGKKKKFLYY